A part of Saccopteryx bilineata isolate mSacBil1 chromosome 12, mSacBil1_pri_phased_curated, whole genome shotgun sequence genomic DNA contains:
- the C12H6orf120 gene encoding UPF0669 protein C6orf120 homolog yields MAASWKGALLLLLAAQAVPRAGCAEEEEVPAEWVLLHVVQGQVGAGNYSYLRLNHEGRIVLAMRSLRGDADLYVSDSTLHPSFDDYELQSATCGRDLVAVPAHFRRPVGIGVYGHPSHRDSEFEMRVYFDRTVQRHPFGDSAYADGAETSHPHAYDPEGASQEEESVLWTILISLLKLVLEILF; encoded by the coding sequence ATGGCCGCGTCCTGGAAGGgcgccctgctgctgctgctggcggCGCAGGCCGTGCCCCGGGCCGGCTgcgcggaggaggaggaggtcccGGCCGAGTGGGTCCTGCTGCACGTGGTCCAGGGCCAGGTGGGCGCCGGCAACTACAGCTACCTGCGGCTGAACCACGAGGGCCGCATCGTGCTGGCCATGCGCAGCCTGCGCGGCGACGCCGACCTCTACGTGTCCGACAGCACCCTGCACCCCAGCTTCGACGACTACGAGCTGCAGTCCGCCACGTGCGGCCGCGACCTGGTGGCCGTCCCCGCGCACTTCCGGCGCCCCGTGGGCATCGGGGTCTACGGGCACCCGTCGCACCGGGACAGCGAGTTCGAGATGAGAGTCTATTTCGACCGAACGGTCCAGCGACACCCGTTCGGGGACAGCGCCTATGCGGATGGCGCGGAGACGAGCCACCCGCACGCTTACGACCCCGAAGGGGCGTCGCAAGAGGAGGAGTCCGTGCTCTGGACGATCCTGATCAGTCTTTTGAAACTGGTACTTGAGATTCTGTTCTGA